A window of the Hippoglossus stenolepis isolate QCI-W04-F060 chromosome 8, HSTE1.2, whole genome shotgun sequence genome harbors these coding sequences:
- the LOC118113936 gene encoding carcinoembryonic antigen-related cell adhesion molecule 5: MESSVVFLLILATITFTTDRGSCQTIHASKNPVAVGSNVTLYSQTNVTQGVWMFENNIIVMIFAGNPVISDSWRDRVTYNSTTSSLAIRSLQLEDSGVYTLQAVNVFHAELILSVRVPISNVTLTAKATNLVAINDTAVLMCSVSNGTSLSYVWLINKTVVSGANVQLSNGNATLTIDPVTRHDNGEFKCKVSNGISIATSPPVFLNISYGPSNTTMSILPTESDHIYRTGSNLTLSCSTLSSPTATIEWMAKGRALNNHGPWINLNNVTESDSGYYKCVFHNPVTSRFSSASTMIQILDPLEAVEVNRIGGPAILNEPFTLHCEVTGTVDSVQWWRNWQIIVPDNTMIIDTKNRTLILNPIQRSDNGDYKCQAFNSVSNMTSSPYVVVVNYGPGMPTIMGPSVVKAGLNITLTCNASSNPPAHYKWYFNNSLKADTAKFVTPRLTEDSSGIYTCMAYNNITGQNKTAQKMLTVVDPITDVQVEAPMDPPKEGHSYMLTCNVTGPADHVYWMKNGSVLHVDSGYAFHMNNKTLSFDSLYRNDTGYYKCIALNAVGNMTSPPHKLIVNFGPETPVISGPRYAETGDVATFNCSAMSVPSSQFSWWFNGTGLSNTSMFTTKPLHLNMSGEYTCMAYNHVTGKNSSVSKMLTVVEAILSVRIINSTVPISSENFTLTCEVTGPYDTIYWMKNNTILNMNATDYHMENNTLHFTPVTTDNDGTYQCVAKNMAVQFKSPMYTLLVNYGPLSMDISGPFVGMDLRALLMCSADSRPDCDFFWYLNNNSSAVIKTGPTITFAVTPANFGNYICVARNPVTTISMYRSEFVNVTGRATAVHFSSGGGLMTMGLFAVFVPVLFT, translated from the exons ATGGAGTCTTCGGTGGTGTTTCTCCTAATCCTGGCCACGATAACCTTTACAACAG ATCGCGGGTCCTGCCAGACAATACATGCCTCTAAGAACCCTGTAGCTGTGGGCAGCAATGTGACACTGTACAGCCAGACAAATGTCACTCAAGGGGTATGGATGTTCGAAAACAACATCATTGTGATGATTTTTGCGGGAAATCCTGTCATAAGTGATTCTTGGCGTGATAGAGTTACATATAACTCAACCACTTCATCGTTGGCCATAAGGTCACTGCAGCTGGAAGACTCTGGAGTGTACACGTTACAGGCAGTGAATGTGTTTCATGCCGAGTTAATACTGTCCGTGCGAG TGCCAATTTCAAATGTGACCCTGACGGCAAAAGCAACCAATCTGGTGGCGATCAATGACACGGCCGTCCTCATGTGCTCTGTGTCCAACGGCACGTCCCTGTCTTATGTTTGGCTGATCAACAAGACTGTGGTCAGTGGTGCGAATGTACAGCTCAGTAATGGAAACGCCACCCTGACCATAGACCCCGTGACCCGCCATGACAACGGGGAATTCAAGTGCAAGGTTTCAAATGGTATCAGCATTGCAACCAGTCCCCCTGTGTTCCtgaacatcagct ATGGCCCAAGTAACACAACGATGAGTATCCTGCCCACGGAGTCGGACCACATTTACAGAACAGGATCTAATCTCACATTGTCGTGCTCGACGTTATCCAGTCCTACAGCGACGATTGAGTGGATGGCTAAAGGGCGGGCTCTGAACAACCATGGCCCGTGGATTAACCTCAACAACGTTACAGAGAGCGACTCTGGATATTACAAATGTGTATTTCACAACCCTGTCACATCCAGGTTCAGCAGTGCAAGTACAATGATCCAGATTTTGG ATCCACTCGAAGCCGTGGAGGTGAATCGTATCGGCGGACCAGCGATACTTAATGAGCCCTTCACTCTGCATTGTGAGGTGACTGGAACTGTTGACAGTGTCCAGTGGTGGAGGAACTGGCAGATTATTGTTCCTGACAACACAATGATCATTGATACGAAGAACAGGACACTGATTCTAAACCCAATCCAACGTTCAGACAATGGAGATTACAAGTGTCAGGCTTTCAACTCTGTGAGCAACATGACCAGCAGCCCCTACGTGGTCGTAGTGAATT ATGGGCCGGGGATGCCAACTATCATGGGACCATCCGTGGTGAAGGCAGGACTCAACATCACACTCACCTGCAATGCATCATCAAACCCTCCCGCCCACTACAAATGGTATTTCAATAATTCTCTCAAGGCCGATACAGCTAAGTTTGTAACACCTCGTCTAACTGAGGATTCGAGCGGGATCTACACTTGCATGGCCTACAACAACATCACCGGCCAAAACAAGACCGCACAGAAGATGCTTACTGTTGTTG ACCCAATAACAGACGTCCAAGTAGAAGCACCAATGGATCCTCCCAAAGAAGGTCATTCCTACATGCTAACATGTAATGTGACCGGACCTGCTGATCATGTCTATTGGATGAAAAATGGCTCGGTACTGCATGTAGACAGCGGATATGCTTTCCATATGAATAACAAGACACTCAGCTTCGACTCACTATACCGCAATGATACTGGATATTACAAATGTATAGCTTTGAACGCCGTTGGAAATATGACTAGCCCTCCTCACAAGCTCATCGTCAATT TCGGACCAGAAACACCTGTCATCTCTGGGCCAAGGTATGCTGAGACGGGAGATGTCGCAACCTTCAATTGTTCCGCCATGTCAGTGCCGTCCAGTCAGTTCAGCTGGTGGTTCAATGGCACCGGATTGTCCAATACGTCAATGTTTACGACCAAGCCTTTGCATTTAAACATGAGCGGAGAATACACCTGCATGGCGTACAATCATGTGACGGGAAAGAACAGCAGCGTTTCCAAGATGCTCACGGTCGTTG AGGCCATACTGTCAGTGAGGATCATAAACAGCACCGTTCCAATTAGCTCTGAAAACTTCACTCTCACCTGTGAAGTTACTGGGCCCTACGACACCATCTACTGGATGAAGAACAACACAATTCTCAATATGAACGCCACTGACTACCACATGGAAAACAACACGCTGCACTTCACCCCAGTGACAACGGACAATGACGGGACATATCAGTGTGTCGCTAAGAATATGGCTGTTCAATTTAAAAGCCCCATGTACACACTACTGGTGAACT ATGGTCCTCTGAGTATGGACATCAGTGGTCCATTTGTAGGAATGGATCTCCGTGCTTTACTGATGTGCTCCGCTGATTCTCGGCCTGACTGCGACTTCTTCTGGTATCTAAACAACAACTCATCAGCGGTGATAAAGACTGGCCCCACTATCACTTTCGCTGTAACTCCAGCGAATTTTGGGAACTACATATGTGTGGCAAGAAATCCAGTGACCACGATCAGCATGTACAGGTCGGAATTTGTCAATGTGACGG gtCGCGCCACAGCCGTCCACTTCTCATCCGGAGGTGGTCTGATGACGATGGGTCTGTTTGCTGTGTTCGTCCCTGTGCTGTTCACCTGA
- the pafah1b3 gene encoding platelet-activating factor acetylhydrolase IB subunit gamma translates to MSAEDPNPAATPTPCEDIQGDGRWMSLHNRFVSDSKDKEPDVLFVGDSLVQLMHQFGIWRQLFSPLHALNFGVGGDATQHVLWRLSNGELDNISPKVVVLWVGTNNHGHTPEQICEGIMAIIQVIKNKLPNANTVVLGILPRGKLPNPLRERNAKVNMLVEEAVSTLPHASFFDVNPGFVHSNGSISHQDMYDYLHLTPQGYQAVCQPLHAHLKSMLDKPAEN, encoded by the exons ATGAGTGCAGAAGACCCAAACCCCGCCGCCACACCCACTCCCTGTGAGGACATCCAGGGAGATGGACGATGGATGTCTCTG cacaacCGCTTCGTGAGCGACAGCAAAGACAAAGAACCCGATGTCCTGTTTGTTGGCGACTCTCTTGTCCAGCTCATGCACCAGTTTGGG ATATGGAGGCAgctgttctctcctctccatgCCCTAAAttttggggtggggggtgatgCAACACAACATGTGCTCTGGAGACTGAGCAATGGTGAACTGGATAACATCAGCCCAAAG GTTGTTGTGCTGTGGGTAGGCACCAACAACCACGGCCACACTCCTGAACAGATCTGTGAAGGCATCATGGCGATTATCCAAGTCATCAAGAACAAGCTCCCCAATGCCAACACGGTTGTGCTC GGAATACTGCCCAGGGGTAAACTGCCAAACCCTCTGCGGGAGCGAAATGCCAAAGTGAACATGCTGGTGGAGGAGGCCGTATCGACCCTCCCCCACGCCTCTTTCTTCGACGTCAACCCCGGCTTTGTCCACTCCAACGGTAGCATTTCCCACCAGGACATGTACGACTACCTTCACTTGACTCCCCAGGGCTACCAGGCCGTGTGTCAACCCCTGCACGCTCATCTCAAGTCCATGCTAGATAAACCTGCTGAGAATTGA